TGTTCAGGCCACGGCTGCTGACGAAGAAAGTGTCACCGAAATTATGGCTGTTGCGCGGCCCCGGCATGGTCAGGAATACCGCGAAGTACCAGAACAGGATTTGCAGCAGCGGCGGAATGTTGCGGAACACTTCCACATACACCGTCGCCAGCTTGTTGATCATCCAGTTGGGCGACAAGCGCGCCACGCCGATGATGAAGCCCAGGAGAGTCGCCAGGACCACACCGATCACAGTCACCAGCAAGGTGTTAAGCAGCCCGATTACAAAGACGCGGGCATAGCTGTCCGATTCGGTGTAGTCGATCAGATGCTGAGCGATGCCGAAGCCGGCACTGCGCTCAAGAAAGTCGAAACCCGAGGTGATACCCCGGTGTTGCAGGTTGGTCTGCGTATTGTTGAAGAGGTACCAGCCCAGCGCGACGACCGCCACAATTGTGATGATCTGGAAGAGCCACGCACGCACTTTAGGGTCGCTGAAGCTGAGCTTCTGCTTGGGTGCGCCGATTTGATTTTGCATGAAGTGCCCCGGAAAGAATGGAACAGAACATCACCCGGTGGTTGGCCCACCGGGTGATAGAACCATCAGCGATCAGCGCACAGGTGGTGCGTATTGAATGCCACCGTTGGTCCACAGTGCGTTTAGGCCACGGTCGATTTCCAGCGGGGTGCTCTTGCCCAGGTTGCGCTCGAACACTTCACCGTAGTTACCGACTTGCTTGACGATCTGTACAACCCAATCTTTTTTCACTTTCAGGTCTTTGCCGTATTCGCCGTCGGAACCGAGCAGACGAGCAACGTCCGGGTTCTTGGTGGACTTGGCTTCAGCTTCAACGTTTTTAGAGGTGATGCCGGCTTCTTCAGCGTTGAGCATGGCGTAGCCAACCCAGCGCACGATGGCCAGCCACTCGTCGTCGCCGTTACGCACGACCGGGCCCAGTGGTTCTTTGGAGATGGTCTCCGGCAGAACCACGTAGTCTTTCGGCGAAGCCAGTTTGCTGCGCTGTGCGTAGAGCTGGGACTTATCCGAGGTCAGCACGTCGCAACGACCGGATTCCAGCGACTTGGCGCTTTCATCGGAGGTGTCGAAGGTGATTGGCGTGTATTTGAGGTTGTTGGCGCGGAAGTAGTCGGAAACGTTCAGCTCAGTGGTGGTACCGGCCTGGATGCAGATAGTTGCACCGTCCAGTTCCTTGGCGCTTTTAACGCCCAGCTTGTTGTTTACCAGGAAGCCAACACCGTCGTAATAGGTGATAAAGCCTGGGAATTTCAGGCCCATGCCCGCATCGCGCGAACTGGTCATCGTGGTGTTGCGCGACAGTACGTCGACTTCGCCGGACTGCAGCGCGGTGAAACGCTCCTTGGCGTTCAACTGGCTGAATTTGACCTTGGTTGCGTCACCGAACACGGCAGCGGCCACAGCGCGGCAAACGTCAGCGTCGATCCCGAGGATCTTGCCGCTGGCATCCGGCACCGAGAAACCCGGCAAGCCATCACTCACGCCACATTGCACAAAGCCTTTCTTCTGCACGGCGTCCAGGGTGGCGCCAGCTTGGGCAAAACCACTGACACCCAGTACAGCGGCCGCGGATACGATGGCCAGGGTGGATTTCAATACCTTCATTCAAACCTCCAGTTGCTCTTGTTGTGTCGGAGCTCGAACCTCAGCGCACCCTTATGAGGCGATATCGACCCGTGTTGGCTTTTTTTGGGGTCAAGCGGCATGAGGTTTTCGCGGTAATTCCAGTTGCTATCCCACAAGCGGCAGTCACTGATAGTGTTACCGTCCCAAGATAGTTCTGACATCGACCTACACATAGCAAGGCGCGTACCAGAGTGGTGGCTGAGTCGTTTCAGCCCATGGTCAATAGCAAAACATTCAACGTTGCGACATTCTCTTAACAGATCAACCCGTCGCGCACCGTTCCGACGCACCCAATCGGAGCGCACGCACATATATGGAGCAGACATGACCGAACCCTTGATTCTTCAGCCCGCCAAGCCCGCAGACGCCTGCGTTATCTGGTTGCATGGCCTGGGTGCCGATCGCTACGATTTTTTGCCGGTGGCCGAAGCGCTGCAGGAAAGCTTGCTGAGCACCCGCTTCGTTTTGCCCCAGGCACCGACGCGCGCGGTAACCATTAATGGCGGTTACGAGATGCCGAGTTGGTACGACATCAAGGCGATGAGCCCGGCCCGATCGATCAGCCTGGAAGAGTTGGAAGAATCTTCAAAAATGGTCACCGACTTGATCGAAGATCAGAAGAGAACCGGAATAGACGCTTCGCGAATTTTCCTTGCCGGGTTTTCCCAAGGCGGCGCGGTGGTATTCCACACTGCGTTTATGAAATGGCAGGGACCTCTGGGCGGCGTGATCGCCCTCTCGACGTATGCACCGACCTTCGGCGATGAGCTGGAGTTGTCCGCCAGCCAGCAGCGCATTCCAGCGCTGTGCCTGCACGGCCAATACGACGACGTGGTGCAGAACGCCATGGGCCGCAGCGCCTACGAGCACTTAAAGAGCCGTGGTGTCACCGTGACATGGCAGGAATACCCAATGGGTCACGAAGTGTTACCCGAAGAGATACGCGATATCGGTGCCTGGTTGGCCGCCCGCCTGGGTTGAACACCAGCGTTTATGTAGCTGTATGACAGACGCACTACGCCGCGCCCGTTTCTTGCATTACACTGGCCGGCGTACATTCCTTAACCAATTAATGAGATCACCGTGCTCAAAGCACTTAAGAAGATGTTCGGCAAAAGCGAGGCTGAGCCGCTCGCGCCAGTTCCCAGTGCTCCTGTGCCCTCCTCCGGCAGCCGCAATGACGGCCAACAGCCGGCCCGGACCGTACCTGCCGCACAGCCGCAGAAGCCGAAGGTGACCGCGCCCGAACAGGCCCAACCTGTCGAGGCAGCCCCCGCGCCGGCGCCGAAAGCGCCGCGTCGTGAACGAGCACCGAAGCCGCCCGTGACCCCGTGGAAACTCGAAGACTTCGTGGTCGAGCCCCAGGAAGGCAAGACCCGCTTCCATGACTTCAAACTGGCCCCGGAACTGATGCACGCCATCCAGGACCTGGGCTTCCCGTACTGCACGCCGATCCAGGCGCAGGTGCTGGGCTTCACCCTCGCCGGCAAAGACGCCATCGGCCGCGCGCAGACCGGTACCGGCAAGACCGCCGCGTTCCTGGTCTCGATCATCACCCAACTGCTGCAAACGCCGCCGCCCAAAGAGCGCTATATGGGTGAGCCGCGCGCACTGATTATCGCCCCGACCCGCGAGCTGGTGGTGCAGATCGCCAAGGACGCCGCCGACCTGACCAAGTACACCGGCCTCAACGTCATGACGTTCGTGGGTGGCATGGACTTCGACAAGCAGCTCAAGCACCTGGAAGCGCGTCACTGCGACATCCTGGTGGCCACGCCGGGCCGCTTGCTCGACTTCAACCAGCGCGGCGACGTGCATTTGGACATGGTTGAAGTGATGGTGCTGGACGAAGCCGACCGCATGCTCGACATGGGCTTTATCCCGCAAGTGCGTCAGATCATTCGCCAGACCCCGCCGAAAAACGAGCGTCAGACCCTGCTGTTCTCCGCGACCTTCACCGAAGACGTGATGAACCTCGCCAAGCAGTGGACCACCGACCCGTCCATCGTCGAGATCGAAGCGCTGAACGTAGCCAGCGAAAACGTTGAGCAACACATCTATGCCGTGGCCGGGGCCGACAAGTACAAGCTGCTTTACAATCTGGTCAACGACAACGGTTGGGAGCGCGTGATGGTGTTCGCCAACCGCAAGGACGAAGTGCGCCGCATCGAAGAACGCCTGGTGCGTGATGGCGTCAACGCCGCGCAACTGTCTGGCGATGTGCCGCAACACAAGCGCATCAAGACCCTGGAAGGTTTCCGCGAAGGCAAGATCCGCGTGCTGGTGGCCACCGACGTGGCCGGGCGCGGGATTCACATCGATGGCATCAGCCACGTGATCAACTTCACGTTGCCGGAAGTGCCGGACGACTACGTGCACCGCATTGGCCGTACGGGCCGTGCCGGGGCTGCGGGTGTGTCGATCAGCTTTGCGGGCGAGGATGATTCGTATCAGTTGCCGTCGATCGAGACGTTGCTGGGGCGCAAGATCAGCTGCGAGACGCCGCCGACGCACCTGTTGCGGGCTGTTGAGCGCAAACGTCCTTAAGCTGGAATACAGTAGGAAATGTGGGAGCTGGCTTGTGTGGGAGCTGGCTTGCCTGCGATACAGGCTCCTCGGTTTTTCAGTTGCACCGAGGTGATGCTATCGCAGGCAAGCCAGCTCCCACACAAGCCCTGCTCCCACATTTGGATCTCTATCGATCTTTAGCAGGTGTTTACTTCCAGCGATCCGCCGCCGCGTGATCACTGCCGCGCCCTTCCACCCAACGTGGCCCCTCGGGCGTGTTTTCTTTCTTCCAGAACGGCGCCCGCGTCTTCAAGTAATCCATCACAAACGCACAGGCATCAAACGCCGCCTGGCGATGGGCGCTGGCTGCTGCGACAAACACGATGGGCTCGCCCGGCTCCAGCGCGCCAATGCGGTGCAGCACTTCCAGCTTGAGCAACGGCCAGCGCTGCTCGGCTTCCACAGTGATCTTGGCCAAGGCTTTTTCGGTCATGCCGGGATAGTGCTCAAGGAACATCCCGGACACATCGCGACCGTCATTGAAGTCGCGTACATAACCGACAAAACTCACCACCGCACCCACGCCCACATTGGCGGCGTGCATGGCGTTGACCTCTGCGCCGGGGTCGAATGCCTCGGCCTGTACGCGTATGGCCATGCTCAGCCTCCGGTCACGGGCGGGAAAAACGCCACTTCATCACCGGCCTGCACCGGCTCGTCGAGGCCGCACAGCTCCTCGTTACGCGCGCACATCAGGCTGCTTTCGTCGAGCACTGCAAATTCCGGATCACCAACCAACGCCAGGCGCACCTCTTCAACGGTTGCAAACTCGCCTTCCATCTCCAGCGAGTCAAGGCCTGTCGCTTCGGCGTAACGCGCAAAAAACAATACATTGATGCTCATGCCTGGTCCGCCTTGAAATGCCCGCTTTTGCCGCCAAGCTTTTCCAGCAGGCGAATACTTTCGATGGTCATGCCACGGTCCACGGCCTTGCACATGTCGTAGATCGTCAGCGCGGCGACGCTGGCCGCGGTCAGCGCTTCCATCTCCACGCCGGTCTGGCCGCTGAGTTTGCAGCGCGCCAGGATATATACAGCGTCCACGCCATCGGCGCGCAGTTCGACCTTGACGCTGGTGAGCATCAGTGGATGGCACAGCGGGATCAGGTCACTGGTTTTTTTCGCCGCCTGGATCCCGGCGATGCGGGCCACGGCAAACACGTCGCCCTTGGGGTGGGCGCCGTCGACAATCATTTTCAGGGTGTCGGGCAACATGCGCACCCGCGCTTCGGCCACGGCTTCACGGAACGTCACGGCTTTGTCAGTGACGTCGACCATGTGGGCGCGACCTTGGGAATCGAGATGAGTCAGCACAGGGATACTCCTGATCAGGAGCGGCAATTGTAAACCTGTGAGTCAATTTTGCGCAGGGCTGTTTATCCCATGAAAAAAGGGGCGCAAAGCGCCCCCTTCAAAAACCAACGCTTGCGTTAGAACCGGAAAGTAAACCCGGCGTTGATCCCGTTGTTGTTACCCCGGTTGGAAAGCAAACCGCTGTAGTTCAACGACACCAGCGTGTCCTTGGTCAGGGCCATTTCCGCACTGGCCTTGATCACCGCGCCATCGCGGGCCACCGGCACACTGTTGACCGCAAATGCGTTGTCGCTGCCGGCAAACTTCAGCGAGGCGTCGCGATCGGTGTCGCCAAACTGATGCTCCCAGCCCAACTCACCGCGCAACGTCACCGCCGAGGTCGAGCTGACCGGCAGTTGGGTATGCGCGCGCAGGCCCACGGTAGACAGCGTGGCGTCCTGACTTTGCTTGCTGGCATGCAAGGCTGCGGCGCCGCCTTTTTCCTTGAACGAATCGCTCTGGTAGTTGAGGTAGGTCAGGTTGGCGAAGGGTTCGAACTGGTTCCATTGGGTGTAACCGATCTCGGCAAACACCTGATCAGTGCGCGCGTTGTAGTCAGCCTTGTCGTAATCCGACTGGTTGGCGTAAGCCACGCGGCGCGAGCTGTCGATACGGTGCCAAGTGGTGGCGCCGCCCATGCGCAGAGCGATAGTGTCGAAGCGTTTGCCGCCGTAGACCGACAGGTGATAGTTGTCGCTGTCTGCCGATGCCGACTCGCCATTGAGATGGCTCTGGGTGTAGCCAGTGGCAGCACCCACACGCCAGCCGTCGCCGACCTCGGTGTCCAGGCCCAGCAGCACGCCACTGGTGGACGACGAGTAGCCACTGGCGTTGTTGTCACCGCTGACGTTATTGCGCCCACCCAGCAGCTGTACCCAGCCGCCGTTGTCGTGGGTGTCGATCTGCGCGCTGGAATCCAGCGCCTGAGCCTGTTGCAGACGGCCGTTGACCGCTTCACGAATGTAACGGCTGTCGGCCATTTGCGCTGCAGCCACGTCCGAGTGCAGTTGCCCCGAGAGCTGCTTGAATGCGGCCTGCGCCTGGGCCGCCGAGTCTGAGGCCAGCAGGCTTTCATACACTGGGCTACCCGCGCCCAAGGCTTCGGCCGCCGTCGCCACGGCGCGTTCGTTGCGGGTTTGCGCAATGCTGGCAAAGGTCGTCTGGTTACGCGCCACCGCCAGGCTCAGTTGGTTCGGCTGGTAGCTCAACTGCGTGCCAATAAACAGGTAATTGGGCGTAATCGCGGCAAACTGGCCATTGATACCCTGGCTGGCCGTCAGGATATTGAACTGCTGGCCCACCAGGCTACGGGCCTCAGTGGCAGACAGCAGGTTCGGGCTGTTTTCCAGGGACACGGTCACCACACCACCGTTGAGGGTGGCGACGCCGCTGCTCTGGATCTGATCGCTTTGCCCGTTCGGGCCGACTTCCACGGCATATACAGAGCCAGGGTTGAAGGTCACGTCGCCGGTGTGCAGCGTGCCGATCGAATGGCCCGGTGCCACGCGCCCGCCCGTGTTCACGGTCAAGGCGCCGACCGTGCCGTTACCGGCCAGTGTGCCGCCCAACGTGGTCAGTACGCCGTTATCCGCATTGCGGGTGCCCACCGCGCTGCCATCCACGGTCACGGCGGAGGTCAACGAGCCGTCTACCGACAGCTTGCCGCCGCGTACCCAGGTGCTGCCCGAATAGGTGTTCTGGCCTTCGAGCACCAGTTCGCCGTCGCCGGACTTGGCCAGGCTGCCGACGTAGGTCGTGCCGGTGAGCAAATCCTTGCCGCGTGCCAGCGTCGCCTGTTCCCGGGCGTGGCCGATTTCG
The window above is part of the Pseudomonas sp. KBS0710 genome. Proteins encoded here:
- a CDS encoding amino acid ABC transporter substrate-binding protein, translating into MKVLKSTLAIVSAAAVLGVSGFAQAGATLDAVQKKGFVQCGVSDGLPGFSVPDASGKILGIDADVCRAVAAAVFGDATKVKFSQLNAKERFTALQSGEVDVLSRNTTMTSSRDAGMGLKFPGFITYYDGVGFLVNNKLGVKSAKELDGATICIQAGTTTELNVSDYFRANNLKYTPITFDTSDESAKSLESGRCDVLTSDKSQLYAQRSKLASPKDYVVLPETISKEPLGPVVRNGDDEWLAIVRWVGYAMLNAEEAGITSKNVEAEAKSTKNPDVARLLGSDGEYGKDLKVKKDWVVQIVKQVGNYGEVFERNLGKSTPLEIDRGLNALWTNGGIQYAPPVR
- a CDS encoding alpha/beta hydrolase, with the protein product MTEPLILQPAKPADACVIWLHGLGADRYDFLPVAEALQESLLSTRFVLPQAPTRAVTINGGYEMPSWYDIKAMSPARSISLEELEESSKMVTDLIEDQKRTGIDASRIFLAGFSQGGAVVFHTAFMKWQGPLGGVIALSTYAPTFGDELELSASQQRIPALCLHGQYDDVVQNAMGRSAYEHLKSRGVTVTWQEYPMGHEVLPEEIRDIGAWLAARLG
- the rhlB gene encoding ATP-dependent RNA helicase RhlB, producing MTVLKALKKMFGKSEAEPLAPVPSAPVPSSGSRNDGQQPARTVPAAQPQKPKVTAPEQAQPVEAAPAPAPKAPRRERAPKPPVTPWKLEDFVVEPQEGKTRFHDFKLAPELMHAIQDLGFPYCTPIQAQVLGFTLAGKDAIGRAQTGTGKTAAFLVSIITQLLQTPPPKERYMGEPRALIIAPTRELVVQIAKDAADLTKYTGLNVMTFVGGMDFDKQLKHLEARHCDILVATPGRLLDFNQRGDVHLDMVEVMVLDEADRMLDMGFIPQVRQIIRQTPPKNERQTLLFSATFTEDVMNLAKQWTTDPSIVEIEALNVASENVEQHIYAVAGADKYKLLYNLVNDNGWERVMVFANRKDEVRRIEERLVRDGVNAAQLSGDVPQHKRIKTLEGFREGKIRVLVATDVAGRGIHIDGISHVINFTLPEVPDDYVHRIGRTGRAGAAGVSISFAGEDDSYQLPSIETLLGRKISCETPPTHLLRAVERKRP
- the moaE gene encoding molybdopterin synthase catalytic subunit MoaE — translated: MAIRVQAEAFDPGAEVNAMHAANVGVGAVVSFVGYVRDFNDGRDVSGMFLEHYPGMTEKALAKITVEAEQRWPLLKLEVLHRIGALEPGEPIVFVAAASAHRQAAFDACAFVMDYLKTRAPFWKKENTPEGPRWVEGRGSDHAAADRWK
- the moaD gene encoding molybdopterin converting factor subunit 1, which gives rise to MSINVLFFARYAEATGLDSLEMEGEFATVEEVRLALVGDPEFAVLDESSLMCARNEELCGLDEPVQAGDEVAFFPPVTGG
- the moaC gene encoding cyclic pyranopterin monophosphate synthase MoaC produces the protein MLTHLDSQGRAHMVDVTDKAVTFREAVAEARVRMLPDTLKMIVDGAHPKGDVFAVARIAGIQAAKKTSDLIPLCHPLMLTSVKVELRADGVDAVYILARCKLSGQTGVEMEALTAASVAALTIYDMCKAVDRGMTIESIRLLEKLGGKSGHFKADQA